Proteins found in one Corynebacterium zhongnanshanii genomic segment:
- the tatA gene encoding Sec-independent protein translocase subunit TatA, with translation MSLGPWEIILILLVIFLLFGATRLPNAARSLGRSMRIFKSEMDEMKNDKNAANSTPNNQAITDQAAQAPQSPQEQQLNQQAQPQVDPQVAPQPEAQNVNKPEGDAR, from the coding sequence ATGTCCTTGGGTCCATGGGAAATTATCCTGATCCTTCTGGTCATCTTCCTGCTATTCGGAGCCACGCGGCTTCCCAACGCCGCCCGTTCGTTGGGGCGCTCCATGCGCATTTTCAAGTCCGAGATGGACGAGATGAAAAATGACAAGAATGCTGCGAATTCCACGCCGAATAACCAGGCGATCACGGACCAGGCTGCTCAGGCTCCCCAGTCCCCGCAGGAGCAGCAGTTGAATCAACAGGCTCAGCCGCAGGTTGATCCCCAGGTCGCTCCTCAGCCTGAGGCCCAGAATGTGAACAAGCCCGAAGGCGATGCTCGTTAA